A genome region from Pseudomonas helmanticensis includes the following:
- a CDS encoding MmcQ/YjbR family DNA-binding protein, with amino-acid sequence MKKGKMSEADVAAFCLALPGAREDYKWGGVRVFSIAGNKMFALQGLRGDSLAFKVDKDLFLGHCDRPGIHPAPYLARAQWIIMHPPYPLGAEELQGLLQRSHQLVVSKLPKKTQIGLLL; translated from the coding sequence ATGAAAAAGGGAAAAATGAGCGAAGCGGATGTCGCCGCGTTCTGCCTGGCATTGCCCGGTGCGCGGGAAGACTACAAATGGGGTGGCGTGCGGGTGTTTTCGATTGCCGGCAACAAGATGTTCGCGTTGCAGGGTTTGCGTGGCGACTCACTGGCATTCAAGGTCGACAAGGATCTGTTTCTCGGTCATTGCGACCGCCCGGGCATTCACCCGGCACCGTATCTGGCGCGCGCGCAGTGGATCATCATGCACCCGCCCTACCCGCTGGGTGCTGAAGAGTTGCAGGGGTTGTTGCAGCGCTCGCACCAACTGGTGGTGAGCAAACTGCCAAAGAAAACCCAAATCGGCTTGTTGCTTTAA
- a CDS encoding FMN-dependent NADH-azoreductase, whose translation MKLLHIDSSILGDNSASRQLSSQVVKAWQAAEPSAVVTHRDLAADAISHFSSTTLVAAGTTAELRNAAQQHEAELSASTLAEFIAADAVVIAAPMYNFTVPTQLKAWIDRVAVAGQTFRYTEAGPEGLCGGKKVVIVSTSGGIHAGQASGIAHEEYLKLVLGFLGITDIEIVRAEGLAYGDEVRNNAMTAAQAKISEQLFAAA comes from the coding sequence ATGAAACTGCTGCATATCGATTCGAGCATTCTGGGCGACAACTCGGCTTCCCGTCAGTTGAGCAGCCAAGTCGTCAAAGCCTGGCAAGCCGCTGAGCCGAGCGCTGTGGTGACCCACCGCGACCTCGCCGCTGACGCCATCAGCCACTTCTCGTCGACCACCCTGGTTGCCGCAGGCACCACCGCTGAACTGCGCAACGCTGCACAACAGCACGAAGCTGAACTGAGCGCTTCGACCCTGGCTGAGTTCATCGCTGCCGACGCCGTGGTCATCGCCGCGCCAATGTACAACTTCACCGTACCGACCCAACTCAAGGCCTGGATCGACCGCGTTGCCGTTGCTGGCCAGACGTTCCGTTACACCGAAGCCGGCCCTGAAGGCCTGTGCGGTGGCAAGAAAGTGGTCATCGTGTCGACGTCGGGCGGCATTCACGCCGGTCAGGCCAGCGGTATCGCTCACGAGGAATATCTCAAACTGGTATTGGGCTTCCTCGGCATCACCGACATCGAAATCGTCCGCGCTGAAGGCCTGGCGTATGGCGACGAAGTGCGCAACAACGCCATGACTGCTGCTCAAGCGAAGATCAGCGAGCAATTGTTCGCCGCAGCGTAA
- a CDS encoding undecaprenyl-diphosphate phosphatase: protein MDLWTALQALILGVVEGLTEFLPISSTGHQIIVADLLDFGGERAMAFNIIIQLGAILAVVWEFRRKIFDVIIGLPTQPSARRFTANLLIAFMPALVLGVIFADLIHEYLFNPITVATALVIGGIIMLWAEKRQHEVHAETVDEITWKDALKVGFAQCLAMIPGTSRSGSTIIGGLLFGLSRKTATEFSFFLAMPTMVGAAVYSGFKYRHLFVPADFPVFAIGFVTAFIFAMIAVRGLLKFIASHSYAAFAWYRIVFGLLILATWQFGWVDWAAAKP from the coding sequence ATGGATCTTTGGACCGCCTTGCAGGCACTGATACTAGGAGTTGTAGAAGGGCTGACGGAGTTTTTGCCCATTTCAAGTACAGGACACCAGATCATCGTTGCCGACTTGCTCGACTTCGGTGGTGAGCGGGCCATGGCGTTCAATATCATTATCCAGCTCGGCGCGATCCTCGCGGTGGTCTGGGAGTTTCGCCGCAAGATTTTCGATGTAATCATCGGTTTGCCGACCCAGCCAAGTGCACGGCGCTTTACCGCCAACTTGCTGATCGCCTTTATGCCGGCGCTGGTATTGGGCGTGATCTTTGCCGATCTGATCCACGAATACCTGTTCAATCCGATTACCGTGGCAACCGCGCTGGTGATTGGCGGCATCATCATGTTGTGGGCGGAAAAACGTCAGCATGAGGTGCATGCCGAGACCGTCGACGAGATCACCTGGAAGGACGCCTTGAAGGTCGGTTTCGCCCAGTGCCTGGCGATGATTCCGGGGACTTCACGTTCCGGCTCGACGATCATTGGCGGCTTGCTCTTTGGCCTGTCGCGCAAGACGGCTACCGAATTCTCGTTCTTCCTCGCCATGCCGACCATGGTCGGTGCGGCGGTGTATTCGGGCTTCAAGTACCGCCATCTGTTCGTGCCGGCGGACTTCCCGGTGTTCGCGATCGGTTTCGTCACCGCGTTCATCTTCGCCATGATTGCCGTGCGCGGCTTGCTCAAGTTCATCGCCAGCCACAGCTATGCGGCGTTCGCCTGGTACCGGATCGTGTTCGGTCTGCTGATTCTGGCCACCTGGCAGTTCGGTTGGGTCGACTGGGCGGCGGCCAAGCCATGA
- the pnuC gene encoding nicotinamide riboside transporter PnuC: protein MSGLELFAAALGVIAVWLTVKQNPWCWPIGLVMVLLYSWIFFEVKLYSDMLLQVIYAALQIYGWWQWTRAGTMHDGREVTRLDQRSILQGLSAGAVGSLLLGAAMAHWTDAAQPWLDAALTGFSLVAQLWMAQKRLQCWALWFVLDVIFVGLFIYKGLYLTAALYGLFTLLAVQGWREWRADPALRT, encoded by the coding sequence ATGTCCGGGCTTGAACTGTTTGCCGCCGCTCTCGGTGTGATTGCCGTCTGGCTGACGGTCAAACAGAATCCATGGTGCTGGCCGATCGGGCTGGTCATGGTGCTGCTCTACAGCTGGATCTTCTTTGAAGTGAAGCTGTATTCGGACATGTTGTTGCAGGTGATTTACGCCGCTTTGCAGATCTACGGCTGGTGGCAATGGACCCGGGCCGGAACGATGCACGACGGCCGCGAGGTCACGCGGCTCGACCAGCGTTCGATTCTGCAGGGATTGAGCGCGGGTGCCGTCGGCAGTTTGCTGCTCGGTGCGGCCATGGCTCACTGGACCGATGCCGCACAACCGTGGCTCGATGCCGCGCTCACCGGTTTCAGTCTGGTCGCACAATTGTGGATGGCGCAGAAACGCCTGCAATGCTGGGCGTTGTGGTTCGTGCTCGATGTGATTTTCGTCGGCCTGTTCATCTATAAGGGGCTTTACCTCACTGCGGCCTTGTACGGCCTGTTCACCCTGCTCGCGGTGCAAGGCTGGCGCGAATGGCGCGCCGATCCGGCGTTACGGACATGA
- a CDS encoding LysR substrate-binding domain-containing protein encodes MQDLNDLYYFAKVVEAGGFAAAGRLLGIPKSRLSRRIAELEERLGARLLQRTTRQLNLTAVGERYLRHCQAMLLEAEMADEAVASMSSEPRGRLRVSCPTGLAHEMLPMVISDFLGKFPQVQLEVVLLNRRVDLVTEGIDVALRVRELGDEDPLLVTRRLRQAQMVVIASPAFLQGKEINHPQDLKNLPALGALEADRMVHVRLLDQKGKSFELSMEARLGIDDFIVRKACVLAGQGFTMLPMMYCESELKNGTLVQMLPEWSLPGGWLQAVYPHRRGVMPAVRAWIDHLVESFNACGERLL; translated from the coding sequence ATGCAAGATCTCAACGATCTCTACTATTTCGCCAAAGTCGTCGAGGCCGGTGGCTTTGCAGCGGCCGGGCGTTTGCTCGGCATTCCGAAGTCGCGATTGTCACGGCGCATTGCCGAACTCGAAGAGCGCCTCGGTGCACGTTTGCTGCAACGCACCACCCGCCAACTCAATCTCACGGCGGTCGGTGAACGCTATTTACGCCACTGCCAAGCGATGTTGCTGGAGGCGGAGATGGCCGACGAAGCCGTGGCCAGCATGTCCAGCGAACCGCGCGGCCGCTTGCGCGTGTCCTGCCCGACCGGTCTGGCCCACGAAATGCTGCCAATGGTCATCAGCGACTTTCTTGGCAAATTTCCGCAGGTACAGCTGGAAGTCGTCCTGCTTAATCGCCGGGTCGATCTGGTCACCGAAGGCATCGATGTTGCGCTGCGTGTGCGCGAGCTTGGTGATGAAGATCCCTTGCTGGTTACCCGGCGCTTGCGTCAGGCGCAAATGGTGGTGATCGCCAGCCCGGCGTTTCTTCAAGGCAAAGAGATCAATCATCCGCAGGATTTGAAGAATCTTCCCGCGCTGGGCGCGCTGGAAGCGGATCGCATGGTCCACGTTCGTTTGCTTGATCAAAAAGGCAAAAGCTTCGAACTGAGCATGGAAGCGCGGCTGGGCATCGACGACTTTATCGTGCGCAAGGCCTGCGTACTGGCCGGCCAAGGCTTCACGATGCTGCCGATGATGTATTGCGAAAGCGAATTGAAAAACGGCACGCTGGTGCAGATGCTACCGGAGTGGTCGCTGCCCGGCGGCTGGCTGCAAGCGGTGTATCCGCATCGGCGTGGAGTGATGCCGGCGGTGCGCGCGTGGATCGATCACCTGGTCGAATCGTTCAATGCCTGTGGGGAGCGCTTGTTATGA
- a CDS encoding heme utilization protein: MKPTMALKPLVFALAAVMAMAAQAGGNDHGNNGGHGGHNPPPPQGPTLEELLQIGAGAGAAVLDVQNSQGNVVGNQGTKNSAGIENSANGSNGNVGMNNTAGDGNQQDNAAALATADESFIFGSAVSASSATQVNSGNAVANYSTTNTAGMSNVGNSGSGNIGVNNSAGNFNQQKNNLAIAVSGGRVAQAAAAANQSSTGLNVGNYGTQTYKTNTLTGTVAAVGVFGAVGEATIKDDDHGHGGGGYGNNDKGHGGSGGSKDQKATFEAVGVFGLAGVTTQQVMTPDGWKNPVTNNAAISNVGNNFSGNAGFNNAAGVGNQQSNSLSIAAGCKACM; encoded by the coding sequence ATGAAACCTACAATGGCTCTCAAACCACTGGTATTCGCACTTGCAGCGGTAATGGCAATGGCGGCTCAAGCAGGCGGCAATGATCATGGTAACAATGGCGGTCACGGCGGCCATAACCCTCCTCCTCCTCAAGGCCCAACCCTTGAAGAGTTGCTGCAAATCGGCGCAGGTGCCGGTGCCGCAGTACTCGACGTACAAAACAGCCAGGGCAACGTAGTCGGTAACCAAGGCACAAAAAATAGTGCAGGTATCGAAAACTCGGCGAATGGCTCGAACGGCAACGTGGGCATGAACAACACCGCTGGTGACGGCAACCAGCAAGATAACGCTGCTGCTCTGGCAACCGCTGACGAAAGCTTCATCTTCGGTTCGGCCGTTTCCGCTTCCAGCGCTACTCAGGTGAACTCCGGCAACGCTGTTGCCAACTACTCCACCACCAACACTGCTGGCATGAGCAATGTCGGCAACAGCGGTTCCGGCAACATTGGCGTCAACAACAGTGCCGGCAACTTCAACCAACAGAAAAACAACCTGGCAATCGCCGTATCCGGTGGCCGTGTGGCCCAGGCTGCTGCAGCTGCCAACCAAAGCTCTACCGGTCTTAACGTAGGCAACTACGGTACTCAGACCTACAAAACCAATACCCTCACTGGCACTGTTGCTGCCGTCGGCGTGTTCGGCGCCGTGGGAGAAGCTACCATCAAAGATGACGATCACGGTCACGGCGGTGGCGGTTATGGCAACAACGACAAAGGGCATGGCGGCAGTGGCGGTAGCAAAGATCAGAAAGCTACCTTCGAAGCCGTGGGTGTCTTCGGTCTGGCTGGCGTGACCACTCAACAAGTGATGACTCCAGACGGCTGGAAAAACCCTGTGACCAACAACGCTGCCATCAGCAATGTTGGCAACAACTTCTCCGGCAACGCTGGCTTCAACAACGCCGCAGGTGTTGGCAACCAACAAAGCAACTCGCTGTCCATCGCTGCAGGTTGCAAAGCCTGCATGTAA
- a CDS encoding methyl-accepting chemotaxis protein codes for MNSLRSVSISRRLWLILIVAVVMLLTLGALMLKQIHDDLYHAKAQKTQHVVQTASGLLSYYHDLETAGTLSKDAAQKQALTAIRGLRYDQSDYFWINDLTPVMVMHPTNPKLEGQNLSAIRDPDGFAVFNEMVAIAKAKGAGMVDYRWPKPGASEPVAKTSYVKLFEPWGWVIGSGVYIDDVQAEFQGQVIKASAIGLVIALIMALLVILIARSIVRPLQETVNAMANIASGESDLTRSLDTHGQDEVTELAHHFNAFTAKLRRVIGDLQVSASALGQSSSELGNDATQAQQRSQQQSQQMELVATAINEVTYGVQDVAKNAEHAASEMRDAEAQAQQGQINIDGSLQQIDKLSGTIDQAVEVIRTLAAESTQIGSVLEVIRSIAEQTNLLALNAAIEAARAGEQGRGFAVVADEVRLLAQRTQKSTAEIQSMIERLQNHSEAAVRVIGDSSKASQLTIEQAGLAGASLNAIGQALRNLNGLNASIASATLQQAHVVEDINQNVTQAAGLSHSTAIAAEQSSAASLKLGQLSEQLNGLLRQFRV; via the coding sequence ATGAACAGCTTGCGCAGTGTGTCGATCAGCCGACGCTTGTGGCTCATCTTGATTGTGGCGGTGGTCATGTTGTTGACCTTGGGCGCGTTGATGCTCAAGCAGATCCACGATGATCTGTATCACGCCAAAGCGCAGAAAACCCAGCACGTGGTGCAGACCGCCAGCGGCCTGCTCAGCTATTACCACGACCTGGAAACCGCCGGCACCTTGAGCAAGGATGCCGCCCAGAAGCAGGCGCTGACGGCGATTCGCGGCCTGCGTTACGACCAGAGTGACTACTTCTGGATCAACGACCTCACGCCCGTGATGGTCATGCACCCGACCAACCCTAAACTCGAAGGCCAGAACCTCTCGGCGATCCGCGATCCGGACGGTTTTGCGGTGTTCAACGAGATGGTTGCGATTGCCAAAGCAAAAGGCGCCGGCATGGTCGACTACCGCTGGCCGAAACCCGGCGCCAGCGAGCCAGTGGCGAAGACGTCCTATGTGAAACTCTTCGAACCGTGGGGCTGGGTGATCGGCTCCGGCGTCTACATCGACGACGTCCAGGCTGAGTTTCAGGGCCAGGTGATCAAGGCCTCGGCCATCGGCCTGGTGATTGCGCTGATCATGGCGCTGCTGGTGATCCTGATCGCCCGCAGCATCGTCCGGCCGCTGCAGGAAACCGTCAACGCCATGGCCAATATTGCCAGCGGCGAAAGCGACCTGACCCGTAGTCTCGATACCCATGGCCAGGACGAAGTCACCGAGCTTGCTCATCACTTCAACGCGTTCACGGCGAAACTGCGCCGGGTGATCGGCGACCTGCAGGTTTCCGCCAGCGCCCTCGGGCAGTCTTCGAGTGAATTGGGCAACGATGCCACGCAAGCCCAGCAACGCAGCCAGCAGCAATCACAACAGATGGAGCTGGTGGCCACGGCAATCAACGAAGTGACCTATGGCGTGCAGGATGTGGCGAAGAATGCCGAGCATGCCGCCAGCGAAATGCGTGACGCCGAAGCACAGGCGCAACAGGGCCAGATCAATATCGACGGCAGCCTGCAACAGATCGACAAGCTCTCGGGCACCATTGATCAAGCCGTCGAAGTGATTCGCACGCTGGCGGCGGAAAGCACGCAGATCGGCAGCGTACTGGAAGTGATTCGCTCGATTGCCGAGCAGACCAATCTGCTCGCGCTCAACGCGGCTATCGAAGCGGCGCGGGCTGGCGAACAAGGGCGCGGTTTTGCCGTGGTCGCAGACGAAGTGCGTTTGCTTGCCCAGCGCACACAGAAGTCGACGGCGGAAATCCAGTCGATGATCGAGCGCCTGCAAAATCATTCCGAAGCCGCTGTGCGGGTGATTGGCGACAGCAGCAAGGCCTCGCAACTGACCATTGAACAGGCCGGATTGGCCGGTGCCAGCCTGAATGCCATCGGACAGGCCCTGCGTAATCTCAATGGCTTGAATGCATCGATTGCCAGCGCGACGTTGCAGCAGGCGCATGTGGTCGAGGACATCAACCAGAACGTCACGCAGGCGGCCGGACTTTCGCACAGCACCGCCATCGCTGCCGAACAGTCGAGTGCGGCCAGCCTGAAGCTCGGCCAACTGAGCGAACAACTGAACGGCCTGCTGCGCCAGTTCCGCGTCTGA
- a CDS encoding adhesin, translating to MNRSLLLLALFGCASAMAADPSSVNNANIQDTGIQYHGNYNVNQAAGDQMQQTNTKAIAIGTSANATTSVRQHIDTPANPATNASATIGGSSFSNGNGILGVNQGAGANNQMANVTRISISAGPQSVDDSALSQQNVAFLPSSGATGTSPGSRQVTTSDQAFTGSRGVIQVNQSAGVGNRMANTLSIRVAD from the coding sequence ATGAATCGCTCCCTGCTCCTGCTTGCCCTTTTCGGTTGCGCCAGCGCCATGGCGGCCGATCCCAGCTCAGTGAACAACGCGAACATTCAAGACACCGGCATCCAGTACCACGGCAACTACAACGTCAACCAGGCCGCCGGCGACCAGATGCAACAAACCAACACCAAGGCCATTGCCATCGGCACCTCGGCCAACGCCACCACAAGCGTGCGGCAACACATCGACACGCCGGCCAATCCGGCGACCAATGCCAGCGCAACCATTGGCGGCAGCTCTTTCAGTAATGGCAACGGGATCCTGGGCGTGAACCAGGGCGCCGGCGCCAACAACCAGATGGCCAACGTGACGCGTATCAGCATCAGTGCTGGGCCGCAAAGCGTTGACGACAGCGCCCTTTCGCAACAGAACGTGGCGTTTTTACCGAGCTCAGGAGCAACTGGTACCTCACCCGGCAGTCGCCAGGTCACGACAAGTGATCAGGCCTTCACCGGCAGCCGCGGGGTAATCCAGGTGAACCAGAGTGCCGGGGTGGGGAACCGTATGGCTAACACCCTGAGCATCCGGGTCGCTGACTGA
- a CDS encoding DUF1294 domain-containing protein — MSDSRARRPEGRPSGGSIQNLKLKLLVLLIVCALPLFGSLSMCLRGISSVPLAAYAIVSVLAFFMYWADKRKARADAWRTPENVLHAVELAGGWPGALIAQQVFRHKTRKVSFQILFWVIVALHQVFWIDQLFLGSNLLSRF, encoded by the coding sequence ATGAGTGATTCCCGCGCGCGCCGACCTGAAGGGCGACCTTCAGGGGGCAGTATCCAGAATCTGAAGTTGAAGCTGCTGGTGCTGCTGATCGTTTGTGCGCTGCCGTTGTTCGGCTCACTGTCGATGTGCCTGCGCGGAATTTCGTCGGTGCCGCTGGCCGCTTACGCGATCGTCAGCGTGCTGGCGTTCTTTATGTATTGGGCAGACAAGCGCAAGGCGCGCGCCGATGCCTGGCGCACACCGGAGAACGTCCTCCACGCGGTGGAACTGGCCGGCGGCTGGCCGGGTGCGTTGATTGCCCAGCAGGTGTTCCGGCACAAGACGCGCAAGGTGTCGTTCCAGATTCTGTTCTGGGTGATCGTCGCGTTGCACCAGGTGTTCTGGATCGACCAGCTATTCCTCGGCTCGAACCTGCTGTCACGATTCTAA
- a CDS encoding C39 family peptidase — protein sequence MRKTAFIALLCLSGLTQAAQMPVAALPGGVLVYKHVQSIRERKFADIVEQKTDFSCGAAALATVLRQAYWLDVDEEHIIKGMLVNADQDLVRTQGFSMLDMKRYIESIGMRARGYKIPPEKLDAVTIPVVVLMEIRGYKHFVVLQRSDKDWVYIGDPVLGHKRYKHDDFVKGWNGIVFAIVGPGYDKANALRSPPVPLTAKNKLDGFNPVRDAELMDFGFIQSDFF from the coding sequence ATGCGTAAGACTGCCTTCATCGCCCTGCTTTGCCTGTCTGGCCTGACTCAGGCTGCCCAGATGCCAGTCGCTGCCCTTCCCGGCGGCGTACTCGTCTACAAGCACGTGCAAAGTATTCGTGAGCGCAAGTTTGCCGACATCGTCGAACAGAAAACCGATTTCAGCTGCGGCGCTGCCGCACTGGCCACGGTGTTACGCCAGGCCTATTGGCTCGACGTCGATGAAGAGCACATCATCAAAGGCATGTTGGTCAACGCTGACCAGGATCTTGTTCGTACTCAGGGTTTTTCCATGCTCGACATGAAGCGCTACATAGAAAGCATCGGCATGCGCGCCAGGGGTTACAAGATTCCGCCGGAGAAGCTCGACGCAGTAACGATTCCGGTGGTGGTACTGATGGAAATTCGCGGCTACAAGCATTTCGTGGTCTTGCAGCGTTCGGACAAGGATTGGGTTTACATCGGAGACCCGGTTCTCGGCCATAAGCGTTACAAACACGACGACTTTGTCAAAGGTTGGAATGGCATTGTCTTCGCCATCGTTGGCCCCGGATACGACAAGGCAAATGCCCTGCGTAGCCCTCCGGTGCCATTGACCGCCAAGAACAAGCTGGATGGCTTCAACCCTGTCAGAGATGCTGAATTGATGGACTTCGGGTTCATACAGAGCGACTTCTTTTAA
- a CDS encoding AAA family ATPase, whose amino-acid sequence MKVVVLTGPESTGKSWLAAGLQQRFGGLRVDEYVRRFIELNPRDTCLADIPEIARGQLQWEDQARAQQPPLLILDTHLLSNMLWSQTLFGDCPQWLETELLARHYDLHLLLSPEQIDWTDDGQRCQPDLAERLAFFHATRDWLVQHQQPFEIIQGNWLERQRQAFDRVARLLLD is encoded by the coding sequence ATGAAGGTAGTTGTCCTTACCGGTCCCGAGTCAACCGGCAAAAGCTGGCTCGCGGCGGGCCTGCAGCAGCGCTTTGGTGGCTTGCGCGTGGATGAATACGTGCGTCGGTTCATCGAATTGAATCCGCGTGATACATGCCTGGCAGATATTCCCGAGATCGCTCGTGGTCAGTTGCAATGGGAAGATCAGGCGCGCGCGCAACAACCGCCGCTGCTGATTCTCGATACTCACCTGCTGAGCAATATGCTCTGGAGCCAAACGCTCTTCGGCGATTGCCCGCAATGGCTGGAAACCGAGTTGCTGGCGCGCCATTACGACCTGCACCTGCTGCTGTCGCCGGAACAGATCGACTGGACCGATGACGGCCAGCGTTGCCAACCGGATCTGGCTGAGCGCCTGGCGTTTTTCCACGCCACCCGCGACTGGCTGGTTCAGCATCAACAACCCTTCGAGATCATTCAGGGCAACTGGCTCGAACGCCAGCGCCAGGCATTCGACCGGGTTGCACGACTGCTGCTCGATTAA
- a CDS encoding sigma-54 dependent transcriptional regulator codes for MSEAPALRRLLVVDPCDDCHRLLPGLRAVGWDVDSCTLENAADRSCDVGLLRLQPFHLERPEAVKELISRSGTEWIAVLNQEVLRLQNVGDFVCEWFFDFHTLPFDVSRVQVTLGRAFGMARLRGQGTIHVDQPEHELLGDSKPIRELRKLLSKLAPTESPVLIRGESGTGKELVARTLHRQSQRHSKPFVAINCGAIPEHLIQSELFGHEKGAFTGAHQRKVGRIEAANGGTLFLDEIGDLPLELQANLLRFLQEKHIERVGGSQPIPVDVRVLAATHVDLEAAIEKKRFREDLYYRLNVLQVVTAPLRERHGDLSMLANHFSHFYSHETGRRPRSFSEDALIAMGKHDWPGNVRELANRVRRGLVLAEGRQIEARDLGLISQHSIATPMGTLEDYKTRAERQALCDVLNRHSDNLSVAAKVLGVSRPTFYRLLHKHQIR; via the coding sequence ATGAGCGAAGCGCCTGCGTTGAGACGTTTATTGGTGGTCGATCCGTGTGACGACTGCCATCGCCTATTACCCGGATTACGTGCGGTAGGTTGGGATGTCGACAGTTGCACCCTGGAAAATGCCGCCGACCGCAGTTGTGATGTCGGCCTGCTGCGCCTGCAACCTTTTCATCTGGAACGTCCCGAGGCCGTCAAGGAACTGATCAGCCGCAGCGGCACCGAATGGATTGCGGTACTCAATCAGGAAGTCCTGCGCTTGCAGAACGTCGGAGACTTTGTCTGCGAGTGGTTTTTTGATTTCCATACCTTGCCGTTCGATGTGTCGCGCGTGCAGGTCACGCTCGGCCGCGCATTCGGCATGGCGCGTCTGCGCGGGCAGGGCACGATCCATGTGGATCAGCCTGAACACGAATTGCTCGGTGACAGCAAACCGATCCGCGAGCTGCGCAAATTGCTCAGCAAGCTGGCGCCTACCGAGTCGCCGGTACTGATTCGTGGTGAAAGCGGCACCGGTAAAGAGCTGGTCGCGCGCACGCTGCATCGGCAGTCGCAGCGTCACAGCAAGCCTTTCGTGGCGATCAACTGCGGGGCGATCCCCGAACACCTGATCCAGTCCGAGTTATTCGGTCACGAGAAAGGCGCCTTCACCGGCGCTCATCAACGCAAGGTCGGGCGTATTGAAGCGGCCAACGGTGGCACGTTGTTTCTCGATGAAATCGGCGATCTGCCGCTGGAACTGCAAGCCAATCTGCTGCGCTTTCTCCAGGAAAAGCACATTGAACGGGTCGGCGGCAGTCAGCCGATTCCCGTCGATGTGCGGGTATTGGCGGCGACTCACGTTGATCTTGAAGCCGCCATCGAGAAAAAGCGTTTTCGCGAAGACTTGTACTATCGGCTCAACGTTTTGCAGGTGGTGACGGCACCGTTGCGTGAACGCCATGGCGATCTGTCGATGCTCGCCAACCATTTTTCGCACTTTTACAGCCATGAAACCGGCCGCCGCCCGCGCAGCTTCAGTGAAGATGCGCTGATAGCCATGGGCAAGCATGACTGGCCCGGCAATGTGCGCGAACTCGCCAACCGCGTGCGTCGCGGTCTGGTTCTGGCGGAAGGCCGGCAGATCGAGGCGCGTGATCTCGGGCTGATCAGCCAACACTCGATCGCCACGCCGATGGGCACGCTGGAAGATTACAAAACCCGCGCCGAGCGTCAGGCGTTGTGTGATGTGCTGAATCGGCACAGTGACAATCTGAGTGTTGCGGCCAAAGTCCTTGGGGTTTCACGGCCGACGTTTTACCGTTTGCTGCACAAGCATCAGATTCGCTAG